A stretch of Pogona vitticeps strain Pit_001003342236 chromosome 5, PviZW2.1, whole genome shotgun sequence DNA encodes these proteins:
- the NPY2R gene encoding neuropeptide Y receptor type 2, translated as MGLMGGSKATGNWTSQAKMDLYSRLNVPGLSKPYSDLPIDPKGDLKDSTNLVEVQIVLICAYCAIILLGLVGNSLVIHVVIKFKSMRTVTNFFIANLAVADLLVNTLCLPFTLVYTLLGEWKLGPVLCHLVPYAQGLAVQVSIVTLTVIALDRHRCIVYHLESKISKRISFLIIGVAWAGSAILASPLAIFREYFSIELNHDFKMVVCAEAWPRESLVNYGTIYSVSMLLIQYVLPLVIISYAYIRIWSKLKHHVSPGAGNDHYHQRRRKTTKMLVCVVVVFAVCWLPFHIFQLVSDIDSKVLDLQEYKLIYTLFHVIAMCSTFANPLLYGWMNNNYRTAFLTAFQCEQQLDSIHPEVSPALKAKKNLEVKENSCNGLPFSQPTSV; from the coding sequence ATGGGGCTGATGGGAGGATCAAAAGCAACTGGGAACTGGACTAGTCAAGCAAAAATGGATCTCTACTCCAGACTGAATGTGCCAGGCCTTTCCAAACCATACAGTGATCTGCCCATTGACCCAAAAGGCGATCTGAAGGACAGCACCAATTTGGTTGAGGTGCAGATAGTTCTCATCTGTGCCTACTGCGCTATTATCTTACTAGGCTTAGTTGGCAATTCACTGGTGATTCATGTGGTGATCAAGTTCAAGAGCATGCGCACTGTGACAAACTTCTTCATTGCCAACTTGGCAGTGGCTGATTTGTTGGTCAACACACTCTGTCTGCCTTTCACTTTAGTTTACACCTTACTGGGGGAATGGAAGCTTGGCCCGGTACTTTGTCATCTGGTGCCCTATGCCCAAGGCCTGGCAGTGCAGGTATCTATAGTGACTTTAACTGTTATCGCCCTGGACCGGCACCGCTGCATTGTGTATCATTTAGAGAGTAAGATCTCCAAAAGGATCAGCTTCCTTATCATTGGAGTAGCTTGGGCTGGCAGTGCTATCTTAGCTAGTCCCCTGGCCATCTTTCGAGAGTATTTCTCCATTGAGCTGAATCATGACTTCAAGATGGTGGTCTGTGCTGAGGCTTGGCCTAGGGAAAGCCTGGTCAATTATGGTACCATCTATAGTGTCTCGATGCTCCTGATTCAATATGTCTTGCCTCTGGTGATCATCTCATATGCCTATATCCGTATCTGGAGTAAGCTGAAGCACCATGTTAGTCCTGGGGCAGGAAATGATCACTACCATCAGAGACGTCGGAAAACAACCAAGATGCTGGTatgtgtggtggtggtgtttgcAGTCTGCTGGCTGCCATTTCACATCTTTCAGCTTGTCAGTGATATTGACAGCAAAGTGCTGGATCTTCAGGAATACAAACTGATCTACACCCTCTTTCATGTCATCGCCATGTGCTCGACGTTTGCCAATCCCCTTCTATATGGCTGGATGAACAACAACTACAGAACAGCTTTCCTCACAGCTTTCCAGTGTGAACAGCAGCTGGATTCCATTCACCCTGAGGTGTCACCTGCACTCAAAGCCAAGAAGAACCTGGAAGTCAAAGAGAATAGTTGCAATGGGTTGCCATTCTCACAACCTACAAGTGTCTAA